A single window of Flavobacterium aestivum DNA harbors:
- the argB gene encoding acetylglutamate kinase, producing the protein MNKLSIIKIGGNIIDNPTELEQFLTDFSKIEGHKVLVHGGGKSATKMAQSIGLVPQMIDGRRITDAPMLDVVVMIYAGEINKNVVAQLQANGTNAVGFSGADGNLILSTKRNHPTIDYGFVGDVQKVNTPLLETLLNSGITPVFCAITHDGQGQLLNTNADTIASELAIALSHVFEVTLTYCFEKPGVLYDADDDSSVIEQINHQLYTKLKAEKAIHSGMIPKLDNCFNSLSKGVQKIKIGHHRMLQNASVIHTSIEL; encoded by the coding sequence ATGAATAAACTATCTATCATAAAAATTGGTGGCAACATCATCGATAATCCAACAGAGTTAGAACAGTTCTTAACTGATTTTTCTAAAATTGAAGGCCACAAAGTACTTGTTCATGGAGGCGGAAAATCGGCAACCAAAATGGCACAGAGTATTGGGCTGGTACCTCAAATGATTGATGGACGCCGTATTACCGATGCCCCGATGCTCGATGTGGTAGTAATGATTTATGCAGGTGAAATCAATAAAAATGTGGTTGCTCAATTGCAGGCTAATGGCACCAATGCCGTAGGATTTTCGGGTGCCGATGGTAATTTGATTCTCTCAACAAAACGCAACCACCCAACGATAGATTATGGTTTTGTGGGCGATGTACAAAAAGTGAATACTCCTTTATTGGAAACATTACTAAATAGCGGAATAACACCTGTTTTTTGTGCCATTACACACGATGGACAGGGACAATTACTAAATACTAATGCTGATACTATTGCTAGCGAACTAGCCATTGCATTATCCCATGTATTTGAAGTTACGTTGACTTATTGTTTCGAAAAACCGGGCGTTTTGTACGATGCAGATGATGACAGTTCGGTAATAGAACAAATCAACCATCAATTATATACCAAATTAAAAGCTGAAAAAGCAATACATTCGGGAATGATCCCTAAATTGGACAACTGTTTCAATAGCCTTTCAAAAGGTGTTCAAAAAATAAAAATTGGACATCACAGAATGTTACAAAATGCTAGTGTTATCCATACAAGCATTGAATTATAA